In Paludisphaera rhizosphaerae, a single window of DNA contains:
- a CDS encoding peptidylprolyl isomerase: MWHRILRRKPFLAFPQASGTAWRSAARAKRRPAFEPLEGRELMTASLAAIPDVAAPAGEGYQLTLDGSASGATDQTFTATSDNPNISVSVADGQFWTIDVLHLSAGGSDPTIINEPMTFQFFPEVAPNTVQRITNFSNNGYYVDTGRYFPRIFAGFVAQGGSDSPTSTSSSSGVTPIGTEVTPSVDFSSYGQLAMANTGSANSSDAQFFITYGPQSSLNQKYTIFGQQVSGYDTLEKLSQVSVTTNSSGENSVPVNPVTITSSTISDTNPNGALLIDTTKAAPGSKATITVTATDPADGTTTSQKFTVYVAGDTQAVRQIGDVLIATPIALGKFFGGTNTIEVKQVAAPTIPASQQVQVFVNGVLDTTQPSPDSLSQIIVQGSKANDNITVDNSVTVPTTADGGQGGKNRVTAGGGYSISHGWFGKTTLVAGDGQNKLIGRAGRVRFRANANTDYAYAGEARGRASNGQTLKPTGTYYRYINGHLVPVLKIRSSS; this comes from the coding sequence ATGTGGCACAGGATCCTTCGGAGGAAGCCGTTTCTTGCGTTCCCGCAAGCAAGCGGAACAGCCTGGCGCTCCGCCGCCCGAGCCAAGCGCCGTCCCGCCTTCGAGCCCCTCGAAGGCCGTGAGTTGATGACCGCCTCGCTGGCCGCGATTCCGGACGTCGCCGCGCCGGCCGGGGAAGGTTACCAGCTAACCCTGGACGGCAGCGCCTCCGGGGCCACGGATCAGACGTTCACGGCGACCTCGGACAACCCGAACATCTCGGTCTCCGTGGCGGACGGCCAGTTCTGGACGATCGACGTCCTGCACCTCTCGGCCGGGGGCTCCGACCCCACGATCATCAACGAGCCGATGACGTTCCAGTTCTTCCCTGAAGTCGCCCCGAACACGGTCCAGCGGATCACGAACTTCAGCAACAACGGCTACTACGTCGACACCGGCCGTTACTTCCCCCGGATCTTCGCCGGATTCGTCGCGCAGGGCGGTTCCGACAGCCCCACCAGCACCTCGTCGAGCAGCGGCGTGACGCCGATCGGCACCGAGGTCACTCCGTCGGTCGACTTCAGCAGCTACGGCCAGCTCGCCATGGCCAATACGGGCTCGGCCAACTCCAGCGACGCACAGTTCTTCATCACCTACGGCCCGCAGTCGTCGCTCAACCAGAAGTACACGATCTTCGGCCAGCAGGTCTCAGGCTACGACACGCTGGAGAAGCTCTCGCAGGTCTCCGTCACCACCAACTCCTCGGGCGAGAATTCGGTCCCGGTCAATCCGGTGACCATCACCAGCTCGACGATCTCCGACACGAACCCCAACGGCGCGCTGCTGATCGACACGACCAAGGCCGCGCCAGGGTCCAAGGCCACGATCACCGTGACGGCGACCGACCCGGCCGACGGCACGACGACCTCGCAGAAGTTCACCGTCTACGTCGCCGGCGACACCCAGGCCGTCCGCCAGATCGGCGACGTGCTGATCGCCACGCCGATCGCCCTGGGCAAGTTCTTCGGCGGCACCAACACGATCGAGGTCAAGCAGGTCGCCGCCCCGACGATCCCTGCCTCGCAGCAGGTCCAGGTGTTCGTCAACGGCGTGCTCGACACGACTCAGCCGTCGCCGGACAGCCTCTCCCAGATCATCGTTCAGGGCTCGAAGGCCAACGACAACATCACGGTCGACAACTCCGTCACCGTCCCCACGACGGCCGACGGCGGCCAGGGGGGCAAGAACAGGGTCACGGCGGGGGGCGGCTACTCGATCTCCCACGGCTGGTTCGGCAAGACCACGCTGGTCGCCGGCGACGGTCAGAACAAGCTGATCGGCCGAGCCGGGCGGGTCCGCTTCCGGGCCAACGCCAACACCGACTACGCCTACGCCGGCGAGGCCCGCGGCCGCGCCAGCAACGGCCAGACGCTCAAGCCGACCGGCACGTACTACCGCTACATCAACGGCCACCTGGTCCCCGTTCTCAAGATCCGAAGCTCAAGTTAA
- a CDS encoding serine/threonine-protein kinase codes for MAAGQTPGDEADGSPTVLRGSSANSKRSSAVVRSTPTPPLPRAGDVLGTFVLEEAIGAGGMGAVFRAQDTTLDREVALKLLPPDQVDDPEVVQRFYQEGKSAARLDHENIARVYSLGQDGPYHYIVFEYVAGETVRKRVDANGPMPVAEAVDVTLQIAQALVHASLRGVVHRDVKPSNIILTPEGRAKLVDMGLARRFERQSERGGLTQTGMTLGTFDYISPEQARDPRDVDVRSDLYSLGCTLFHMLTGQPPFPGGTVLQKLLQHQEEPPPDVRELNPAVPPALAKVLDKLMAKDRDRRCQSPEQLVRDLLHVAGRTGLTLPHVETAVAASVERPAWERPLALLTLAGFLMLGAGLFFWGRDLIDPPTASPPVEYPPLSASRSSSPVPSTAAVAGPALGPPGAVSASSASATGSTTPRKIDVRPGEDLTAILASAPHKAVITLTGDGPYLVGGRPPTARGDQAPRDLTIRAEAGKRPVLRFAADARSPATSLIAFTRGRLNVEGLVFEAEGRALDDRLASILLEDAELRLKGCSFRRPGDPAAGPGLVAVRSRVSHPDPPSGDRPPPIIADQCHFDPGAVAVDCEGPADVQLHDCTFGPGGTAVALDDDSDASASAPSRDVLIVRSSFMAGAAPVFRVRGPQARFQVDDCVLAPTDVSTVVGPRILALVDAPRDLSWNGRSNLYGKFDVLLDVAGKPNSDEAVRDFDRWRADLREARSSLAATPVWESPDPTRELTQNREAPSKAFRLASATNVGARKGPFGALIVAAGPPRLAASALAAADLDEPEPGSPTVASPDEPRAETSLPGDLAQGDLPEPMTMPPMETVDAAEDDSGARPFEATPAMGVPNAAATKAAAEPTRPAPTHEEATVPEEDVIRSAEQLRALIAHHAPAGGGELRLGSGVDLELASLDLPPGSWTIAAEPGERRHRPRLRFHPSPFGSPASWSALFHVPSGELRLRGVDVIVQDFDRQSMGRLAAFVAAAGATVELTDCTISLVGQATALAVAAVVPQRAGGFPADGIPPRPAVIRIRDGFLRTAGDVVAVGSNQRLECRLDNVVAAADGSLVHAQGGTLPTREDPSLSLRLDRTLARAKGGLIHLEGSIDETELPLAQVEARDSVLSTGGDGSSPLFRVDGRGRTRDLADRIRWTGENVGYHDIAVYRVDDGGQTGVPPQRYTRSDWLNNFVARDDAPVVDVDFVDRKAPSLPAKSLSPESLRLSPRSPLTRKGPDFATIPTPPKADS; via the coding sequence ATGGCCGCGGGACAGACGCCCGGCGACGAGGCCGACGGCTCGCCGACCGTCCTCCGCGGGTCGAGCGCGAACTCGAAGCGATCGTCGGCCGTCGTCCGGTCCACGCCGACGCCGCCGCTCCCTCGCGCCGGCGACGTCCTGGGGACGTTCGTCCTGGAAGAGGCCATCGGCGCCGGCGGGATGGGGGCCGTCTTCCGGGCCCAGGACACCACGCTCGACCGCGAGGTCGCCCTGAAGCTCCTCCCCCCTGACCAGGTGGACGATCCCGAGGTCGTCCAGCGGTTCTATCAAGAGGGGAAATCGGCGGCCCGGCTCGATCATGAGAACATCGCGCGAGTCTACAGCCTGGGGCAGGACGGGCCGTACCACTACATCGTCTTCGAGTACGTCGCCGGCGAAACGGTCCGGAAACGGGTCGACGCGAACGGGCCGATGCCCGTCGCCGAGGCGGTGGACGTCACGCTCCAGATCGCCCAGGCTCTCGTCCACGCCTCGCTCCGGGGCGTCGTCCACCGCGACGTCAAGCCGTCGAACATCATCCTGACCCCCGAGGGGCGGGCGAAGCTGGTGGACATGGGCCTGGCCCGGCGGTTCGAGCGCCAGAGCGAGCGCGGCGGCCTGACCCAGACCGGCATGACCCTGGGGACGTTCGACTACATCAGCCCTGAACAGGCCCGCGATCCCAGGGACGTCGACGTCCGCAGCGACCTTTACTCGTTGGGCTGCACGCTCTTCCACATGCTGACCGGCCAGCCGCCGTTTCCAGGCGGCACCGTGCTCCAGAAGCTCTTGCAGCATCAGGAAGAGCCGCCGCCGGACGTCCGCGAGTTGAACCCCGCCGTGCCGCCGGCGCTGGCGAAGGTGCTCGACAAGCTGATGGCCAAGGACCGCGACCGGCGCTGCCAGTCGCCGGAGCAGCTCGTCCGCGACCTGCTGCACGTCGCCGGCCGAACCGGCCTGACACTGCCGCACGTCGAGACGGCCGTCGCGGCGAGCGTCGAGCGGCCGGCGTGGGAACGGCCGCTGGCTCTGCTCACCCTGGCCGGCTTTTTGATGCTGGGCGCCGGCCTCTTCTTCTGGGGACGCGACCTGATCGATCCGCCGACGGCGTCGCCCCCCGTCGAGTATCCGCCGCTGAGCGCCTCGCGGTCTTCGTCACCCGTCCCATCGACGGCGGCCGTCGCCGGCCCGGCCCTGGGGCCCCCTGGCGCGGTCTCGGCCTCATCCGCCTCGGCGACGGGCTCGACGACGCCGCGGAAGATCGACGTTCGTCCCGGCGAAGACCTGACCGCGATCCTGGCCTCGGCTCCTCACAAGGCGGTGATCACGCTCACCGGGGACGGCCCCTATCTTGTCGGCGGCCGACCGCCGACAGCCCGGGGCGATCAGGCTCCGCGCGACCTCACGATCCGCGCCGAGGCCGGCAAACGGCCGGTGCTCCGTTTCGCCGCCGACGCCCGATCCCCGGCGACCTCGCTGATCGCCTTCACTCGCGGCCGGCTGAACGTCGAGGGCCTCGTTTTCGAGGCCGAGGGCCGCGCGCTGGACGATCGGCTCGCCTCGATCCTGTTGGAAGACGCCGAGTTGCGCCTCAAAGGGTGCTCCTTCCGGCGTCCCGGCGATCCGGCGGCCGGACCGGGTTTGGTCGCCGTCCGCAGCCGGGTCTCCCATCCCGATCCGCCGTCCGGCGACCGACCGCCGCCGATCATCGCCGACCAGTGCCACTTCGATCCGGGCGCCGTCGCCGTCGACTGCGAGGGCCCCGCCGACGTCCAGCTTCACGACTGCACCTTCGGCCCTGGAGGGACCGCCGTCGCCCTTGACGACGACAGCGACGCCTCCGCCTCCGCCCCCTCGCGCGACGTCCTGATCGTCCGCTCCAGCTTCATGGCCGGCGCGGCCCCCGTCTTCCGGGTCCGCGGCCCCCAGGCGAGGTTCCAGGTCGACGACTGCGTGCTGGCCCCGACGGACGTCTCGACCGTCGTCGGCCCTCGGATCCTGGCCCTGGTCGACGCCCCTCGGGACCTGTCCTGGAACGGACGCTCCAACCTCTACGGCAAGTTCGACGTCCTGCTCGACGTTGCTGGGAAACCGAACTCCGACGAGGCGGTCCGCGATTTCGACCGCTGGCGGGCCGACCTCCGCGAGGCCCGCTCCTCGCTCGCGGCGACCCCCGTCTGGGAATCCCCCGACCCAACCCGCGAGCTGACCCAGAACCGCGAAGCTCCCTCAAAGGCGTTCCGGCTGGCCTCGGCGACGAACGTCGGCGCGCGCAAGGGCCCGTTCGGCGCCCTGATCGTCGCGGCTGGTCCCCCGCGACTCGCCGCGTCTGCGCTTGCGGCGGCCGACCTCGACGAGCCGGAGCCCGGTTCCCCGACCGTCGCATCACCCGACGAGCCCCGAGCCGAAACCTCCCTGCCCGGCGATCTCGCCCAGGGGGACCTTCCGGAACCGATGACGATGCCGCCGATGGAGACGGTGGACGCCGCCGAGGACGACTCCGGCGCACGCCCCTTCGAAGCGACCCCCGCGATGGGCGTCCCGAACGCCGCCGCGACGAAGGCCGCCGCCGAGCCCACGCGCCCGGCCCCCACCCACGAAGAGGCGACGGTTCCGGAAGAGGACGTGATCCGAAGTGCCGAGCAGCTGCGGGCTCTGATCGCCCACCACGCCCCGGCGGGCGGCGGAGAGCTGCGGCTCGGCTCGGGCGTCGATCTGGAGTTGGCGTCGCTGGACCTCCCGCCCGGCTCATGGACGATCGCCGCCGAACCCGGCGAGCGTCGCCATCGTCCCCGACTCCGGTTCCACCCCTCGCCGTTCGGCTCGCCGGCCTCCTGGAGCGCGCTCTTCCACGTCCCGTCGGGCGAGTTGAGACTGCGGGGCGTGGACGTGATCGTCCAGGACTTCGACCGCCAGTCGATGGGTCGGCTCGCAGCCTTCGTGGCGGCGGCCGGGGCGACCGTCGAGCTGACCGACTGCACGATCAGCCTCGTCGGCCAGGCCACGGCGCTTGCCGTCGCGGCCGTCGTCCCCCAACGCGCCGGAGGCTTCCCCGCCGATGGGATCCCGCCGCGGCCGGCCGTCATCCGAATCCGAGACGGCTTCCTCCGCACGGCGGGCGACGTCGTCGCGGTGGGGTCGAACCAGCGGCTCGAGTGCCGGCTGGACAACGTCGTCGCCGCCGCCGACGGCTCGCTGGTCCACGCCCAGGGCGGGACCTTGCCGACTCGCGAGGATCCATCGCTGAGCCTCCGCCTCGACCGCACCCTGGCCCGGGCGAAGGGAGGCCTGATCCACCTGGAAGGCTCGATCGACGAGACCGAGTTGCCACTCGCCCAGGTCGAAGCCCGGGACTCGGTCCTGAGCACCGGCGGCGACGGCTCGTCCCCCTTGTTCCGCGTCGACGGCCGAGGCCGCACCCGCGACCTCGCCGACCGGATCCGCTGGACGGGCGAAAACGTCGGCTACCACGACATCGCCGTCTACCGCGTGGACGACGGCGGCCAGACCGGCGTCCCTCCCCAGCGCTACACCCGTTCGGACTGGCTCAACAACTTCGTGGCCCGCGACGACGCCCCCGTCGTCGACGTCGACTTCGTCGACCGCAAGGCCCCGTCGCTTCCGGCGAAGTCGCTCTCGCCCGAATCCCTGCGACTCTCCCCGCGCAGCCCGCTCACCCGCAAAGGGCCGGACTTCGCCACCATCCCCACGCCCCCCAAGGCGGACTCCTGA